TACACCAGCAAGCCCAAATCACTTAGAGATTTTGGGGGGAGCACCTAGGGCGTTAATAAAGTTCAGATTTGGGGCACGAGTGCGCCGGGTGACGCCTGCCTGGGAGATTGGGGCTCCTTTAAAGGGAGGCGCGTCACCCCGCGCAGCCGGAGCCGTGCGATAGCGGCCgtgccggcccggccccgcggagcGCCCTCTGCCCGGGGCCCGGCCCGCTTCGAAAGTGCCGCGCCGGGCCCCCAttggcgccgccgccgccgccgcaccgCCCCGCGGGCCCTgaccgcccccggccccgcggcagcgccgccgcacaccgccctcctgccctccctctctcctccctctgCACGGCCCGAGCCGGGGGAAGGCGGGAGGGGAGCGCAGCAGCGCCGGGAACGTGCGGGCCGTGCCGCGGCGCTGTCCGGCGGCGGCTGCAGCGCGGCTCCGCTGCCGCAGCGGGCACCGCTCCGCTGCCTGCGCCGTCCGCCCCGGCTCACCCCGATCACCGACCGGCCCCTCTCCTCGGCAGCTTTCTCCTGCGTGACGCGGGGGCGTTGGTGTTTTTAGCACGAGACCCCGTCGTTGGGAAAATGTTATCCTGCTACCTATACTAACCCGCCTCAGAATGAATCAGCCAACGCagaaaaaatcttttttattttaatgttgcAGTGCACTGGAAGTAAATGCTTCATGTTTCGAGTAAAAGGCATTTAACCCTTAGGAAAATTAAACTATTTCACCTTCCCCCGCGGGACTCTGAGTTGGACAAGCTGCTTTCAAATCCCGTTTGAGAAGGAACCGGATTAGAGGTTGAGTAAGTTTATATACCGCGCATAGGCAAGGTAAACCtataaaaaaaatttgtatGTACATTTAAACTTGCTAGAGCACCACGTGATTTAATAATTAACGCACAGATGTTAAGCTATTTACATACCTCCCCACTAAAACCACTGATTCAGCCCTTTTATTGAAAAAGTGGGTGGCTCTTAAAAGAGCCTTTGGGTTAAAAGCGACGGTCCGAGACGCCCTACTTGGAGCTGGTGTACTTGGTGACCGCCTTGGTGCCCTCGGACACGGCGTGCTTGGCCAGCTCGCCGGGCAGCAGCAGGCGCACGGCCGTCTGGATCTCCCGCGACGTGATGGTGGAGCGCTTGTTGTAGTGCGCCAGGCGCGACGCCTCGCCCGCGATGCGCTCGAAGATGTCGTTGACGAAGGAGTTCATGATGCCCATGGCCTTGGACGAGATGCCCGTGTCGGGGTGCACCTGCTTCAGCACCTTGTACACGTAGATCGAGTAGCTCTCCTTGCGGCTCTTCTTGCGCTTCTTGTCGCCCTTCTTCTGCGTCTTCGTCACCGCCTTCTTCGAGCCCTTCTTGGGCGCGGGCGCGGACTTGGCCGGCTCGGGCATGGCTGCAGCGCGGGACGGGCTCGCTCACAGCGCAGTGCCGGGTAACGCGATTACCGCCCTATTTATAGGGCCCTTATGCAAATCCCTGGTATCAGAAGGCAGCGCTGCAATTGGACAGCTGGCGCACTGACGTCACTCGCAGAACGGAGCGCTCTGCTATTGGTGCTTTTCAAACACCACGCTAGGATTGGTCGGTGGTGCGAATGCTGCCAGCCAATCAGAACGAGCCGTTTCAATCCCAGCCTTGGCTGCCGGAGCTGCGCCTCTCCCGGCGCGGGGTCACGGCAGCAGCGCAACCCAGCTAAGAgcatttctgaggaaaaaacaaacccaaacccagaaACACACAGCTTGTGAGGGCTTCTGctactctctttttttttctttttcttttttttttttttcctacaagaAGGAGCATACCTACATGCTTCATAGAATAGTCTGCTTTTGTAACAGCCACAAGATAAATGTGAAGGGGAAAAAGATGCAACCAGGAAAGATATGGAAACTAGAATACAAACACTGCTAATAGTGTTTAGAACTAATCCTTTTGGCCCATagagtgtggggtttttttcatcagtTTAAATTAGATAGAAGCTGTGATTTAATTTGTAACATGAAATGATTGGATTTCTTCTCAGATGGAATA
The nucleotide sequence above comes from Passer domesticus isolate bPasDom1 chromosome 5, bPasDom1.hap1, whole genome shotgun sequence. Encoded proteins:
- the LOC135300451 gene encoding histone H2B 1/2/3/4/6 codes for the protein MPEPAKSAPAPKKGSKKAVTKTQKKGDKKRKKSRKESYSIYVYKVLKQVHPDTGISSKAMGIMNSFVNDIFERIAGEASRLAHYNKRSTITSREIQTAVRLLLPGELAKHAVSEGTKAVTKYTSSK